One stretch of Flavobacterium sp. 9 DNA includes these proteins:
- a CDS encoding Crp/Fnr family transcriptional regulator, translated as MIYEQLGNFIKKRVQISDADLNTILSYFKPLKQSKNDLLLAHGQTSQNTYFVGKGCLRIYFINEDGKDVTRYIAFENQLATALVSFITKLPSAEYIQVIEKSELLYISHDDFNHLMSIIPQWREFYCSYLEKAYVNNTNRLMSFTTMDALERYNQLLKINPAIVKRLPNKVVASYINISQETLSRLKSKN; from the coding sequence ATGATATACGAGCAACTTGGTAACTTTATAAAAAAGAGAGTTCAGATTTCAGATGCCGATTTAAATACTATTCTTTCTTACTTCAAACCTTTGAAACAAAGTAAAAACGATCTTTTGCTTGCGCACGGTCAGACGAGTCAGAATACTTACTTTGTTGGAAAAGGCTGTTTGAGAATCTATTTTATAAATGAAGACGGAAAAGATGTAACTCGTTATATCGCTTTCGAAAATCAGCTTGCTACGGCATTGGTGAGTTTTATAACAAAATTACCTTCTGCAGAATATATTCAGGTTATAGAAAAATCAGAACTTTTGTATATCAGTCATGATGATTTTAATCATTTGATGAGTATTATTCCGCAATGGAGAGAATTTTATTGTTCTTATTTAGAAAAAGCATACGTTAATAATACTAACCGATTAATGTCATTTACCACAATGGATGCTTTAGAACGATACAATCAATTGCTAAAAATAAATCCGGCGATTGTAAAACGATTGCCTAATAAAGTTGTTGCTTCTTATATTAATATCTCGCAAGAAACTTTAAGCCGATTAAAATCTAAGAATTGA